The Flavobacterium faecale genome has a segment encoding these proteins:
- a CDS encoding MFS transporter, with protein sequence MFEALKSRNFKLFFYGQSISVIGTWLQKTAVSWMVYSITGSVFLLGLATFLSMIPSLFLAPIAGSIIGRYDRHRTMILLQSLAMLQAGVMALLIYLKIYNITFILALSLIQGFINAFDMTCRQTMMVDIVDAPKDLPNAVALNSTLTNFARISGPALAGIILHQYGEDICFIGNFLSYIPVLISLSLMRIKKVTKPMLQVKMMDDLAAGFNYVKKEGDMARMLLMLTCSSLFVISFNTLMPVFAKDIFNGNAQTFSWFESAAGIGSIVSAIYLANLKSTANIQKLMLGASILLGSSILILSFSTNLLLTLICMVASGIGMMGQTSSVNIYIQTTSSSQMRSKSISYYMMAYQGMIPVGNLIIGYLSHVIGTRSTVAFQGLICLVSVAIYIYYEKHRKSEAALSCPLIYKVEKKCC encoded by the coding sequence ATGTTTGAAGCACTTAAATCTCGCAATTTTAAATTGTTCTTTTACGGACAGTCTATTTCTGTAATAGGTACATGGTTGCAAAAAACAGCGGTAAGTTGGATGGTGTACAGTATCACTGGATCTGTTTTTCTACTAGGACTGGCTACTTTTTTAAGTATGATCCCATCGTTATTTCTTGCTCCTATCGCAGGTAGCATCATTGGCCGTTATGATAGACATCGTACAATGATTTTGTTGCAATCACTAGCCATGTTACAAGCGGGTGTAATGGCTTTGCTTATTTATTTAAAAATTTACAATATCACTTTTATTTTGGCTTTAAGCCTAATTCAAGGATTTATAAATGCATTTGACATGACCTGTCGTCAAACGATGATGGTTGACATTGTGGATGCCCCTAAAGATTTACCTAATGCTGTGGCGCTGAATTCAACCTTAACTAATTTTGCTAGAATCTCTGGCCCCGCTTTGGCAGGGATAATTCTACATCAGTACGGAGAAGATATTTGCTTCATTGGTAACTTCTTGAGTTATATTCCGGTTTTGATTTCGTTATCACTAATGCGCATTAAAAAAGTCACTAAACCCATGCTCCAAGTCAAAATGATGGATGATTTAGCTGCTGGTTTCAATTATGTAAAAAAAGAAGGTGACATGGCTCGAATGTTACTCATGCTTACTTGTAGCAGTTTATTTGTAATTTCGTTTAATACACTAATGCCCGTTTTTGCAAAAGACATTTTTAATGGAAATGCACAAACATTTAGTTGGTTTGAAAGTGCCGCGGGAATAGGGTCCATTGTTTCGGCTATTTATTTAGCCAACCTAAAATCGACCGCAAATATTCAAAAATTAATGCTTGGCGCCAGTATTTTATTAGGTTCAAGTATTCTAATCTTATCGTTTTCAACAAACCTGTTACTAACCTTAATTTGCATGGTCGCTAGCGGTATTGGTATGATGGGACAAACATCATCGGTAAATATTTATATCCAAACGACTAGCAGCTCGCAAATGCGTTCAAAAAGTATCAGTTACTACATGATGGCTTATCAAGGAATGATACCTGTAGGGAATTTAATTATAGGTTACCTATCACACGTTATTGGTACAAGAAGTACCGTTGCGTTTCAAGGGTTGATTTGTTTAGTTTCTGTAGCTATTTATATTTACTATGAAAAACATAGAAAATCTGAAGCGGCACTGTCTTGCCCATTAATCTATAAAGTTGAGAAAAAATGTTGCTAA